A portion of the Desulfotignum phosphitoxidans DSM 13687 genome contains these proteins:
- a CDS encoding MFS transporter, whose amino-acid sequence MKQALIHNPMYIYLMVLTITVSGGLHVWQTLFDNFAVNVVHLEGHHVGVIQSVREIPGFLSLLVVYVLLILKEHRLSALSVLLLGIGLAATGMLPSFMGLILTTLVMSFGFHYYETTYQSLGLQYFDKSVAPVVFGKLRSYAALSSMVTGGVVFILVMFLSFSQMYVVFGALVAGVGLWAFTRNPASTDMIPQHKKLIFKKCYWLYYALTFMAGARRQIFMAFAVFLLVKKFEYSVQGIAVLFLINNSINYFLSPFIGKCIVWFGERRMLSLEYLALIFIFISYALVSSPVAAGVLYVLDHVFFNFAIALNTFFQKIADPRDIAPSMAMGFTINHIAAVVLPAVGGLLWLIDYRIPFIAGAGLSVISLMLVQCITGQLKAASADA is encoded by the coding sequence ATGAAACAGGCATTGATTCACAACCCCATGTATATCTATCTGATGGTGCTTACCATCACGGTTTCCGGAGGCCTGCACGTGTGGCAGACCCTGTTTGACAATTTTGCAGTCAACGTGGTTCATCTGGAAGGTCATCATGTGGGAGTGATCCAGTCTGTCCGGGAAATTCCCGGATTTCTGTCTTTGCTGGTGGTCTATGTGCTGTTGATTCTCAAGGAACACCGGTTGTCCGCCCTGTCGGTTCTGCTTTTAGGCATCGGGCTGGCCGCCACGGGCATGCTTCCCAGTTTCATGGGGCTGATTTTGACCACGCTGGTGATGAGTTTCGGGTTCCATTATTATGAAACCACCTACCAGTCATTGGGGTTGCAGTATTTTGACAAATCCGTGGCGCCGGTGGTATTTGGGAAACTCAGAAGCTATGCCGCGTTAAGCAGCATGGTTACCGGCGGTGTGGTGTTTATTCTGGTGATGTTTCTTTCTTTTTCCCAGATGTATGTGGTGTTCGGCGCTTTGGTGGCCGGGGTCGGCCTTTGGGCGTTCACAAGGAATCCTGCATCCACGGATATGATACCCCAGCATAAAAAATTGATTTTTAAAAAGTGCTACTGGCTGTACTATGCCCTGACCTTCATGGCCGGTGCCCGGCGACAGATCTTTATGGCGTTTGCCGTATTTCTGCTGGTGAAAAAATTTGAATATTCCGTCCAGGGAATTGCCGTTCTTTTTCTCATCAACAACAGCATCAATTATTTTTTAAGCCCGTTTATCGGTAAATGCATTGTCTGGTTCGGGGAACGCCGGATGTTGAGCCTGGAATACCTGGCCCTGATTTTTATTTTTATTTCCTATGCCCTGGTGAGTTCTCCGGTAGCGGCAGGGGTGCTGTATGTTCTGGATCATGTGTTTTTCAATTTTGCCATTGCCCTCAACACCTTTTTTCAGAAAATTGCCGATCCCAGGGATATTGCGCCCAGCATGGCCATGGGATTCACCATCAATCATATCGCCGCAGTGGTACTGCCGGCAGTCGGGGGGCTGCTCTGGCTGATCGACTACCGGATCCCGTTTATTGCCGGTGCGGGATTGAGTGTCATTTCCCTGATGCTGGTGCAGTGCATCACCGGACAGTTAAAAGCCGCATCGGCTGATGCCTGA